In the Arthrobacter sp. 31Y genome, one interval contains:
- a CDS encoding glycoside hydrolase domain-containing protein, giving the protein MPLPSPVSPAVMSRPTPSATSNPTKGHPEVECGVGAWDKLLYGNHRFVIDVQADQAQDRPAGAAQAHKVVLPWRRQDKDPATVEVIVVSEKTGTRVRNVVVEEATRASGSLLFEAIDGPGIYFVYYLPYAMLGKPHYPQAQYLPSRPSAEPAWAAAVGHSAWASGAQAELPTARVLRYEAASERDSFAPMNFTARTDELENFRSLHAGEAFLVFPEDRLNPVSMHSELPAHWVMDGPSDTFHGTAQAGEDYVVQLGLYAQKEIKGVSVDVVSPTGGHCINTDGVDRLGKPWNRALNVPAGTVRALFVVLPIPGQAAGTKHSAVVTVHAAGEPPQKIEVTLEVAAETDQALLAGGFGDPRFLRRLAWLDSEVAQDAELVAPYIAVSLDESSMALGILGRSLRLAESGLPAQVTSTFTAAVTATDGPAVELLDVPVSLDIDGIHWQYSPVVFTVQGPARVQWHCHWTGTKDGNAALALDLNGVLDADGTVSYQLRLSPEQTLEVSDVGLHLGYRKAAVPLAMGLGVPGGRRPEIVDWTWDVATKNQDALWLGGVNAGMQLSLRDERYQRPLNTNFYREKPLVEPGSWANRQAAGGESTVRGGVALRTKEDTVTLHAFSGARTLTAGEPLDFTVRLLLTPFKPIEPGKHLSKRYFHEPADPESIAAAGATVVNVHHATAPAPYINDPLLTEGSLREYIAGCHRSGLKAKIYNTVRELTFHSPELLPMLQLDHEIFSDGPGAGHIWLQEHAGSGYVSAWFAPNVEDIAVVTTGESRWENFYVRSLQELARGEDGVDGIYLDDIAYDRHAMVRVRKVLERACAARGVDGPEIDLHSANQFTAHDGYASSANLYMEQLPYVDRLWLGEYFDYDTTDPDYWLVELSGIPFGLMGEMLQGGGNPWRGMVFGMTGRAPAVDNRPLWEFWAANGLEHARMQGFWDPQAPVRTSRPDVLATTWLTEHGMVVALASWAEHTEDVTLIFDRAAATGAPNDSSITAPAIRGFQSAAGYVPGDPITIEPQRGILLVIGN; this is encoded by the coding sequence ATGCCGCTGCCCTCGCCGGTTTCACCGGCCGTCATGTCCCGTCCCACGCCAAGCGCAACCAGCAACCCAACCAAGGGCCACCCGGAGGTGGAATGCGGCGTCGGAGCATGGGACAAACTGCTCTACGGAAATCACCGGTTCGTCATTGACGTCCAGGCGGACCAAGCGCAAGACCGGCCCGCTGGAGCAGCCCAGGCCCATAAGGTGGTCCTTCCATGGCGCCGGCAGGACAAGGACCCGGCAACCGTGGAGGTCATCGTCGTCTCGGAGAAGACGGGTACCAGGGTCCGCAACGTAGTCGTTGAAGAGGCCACGAGGGCGTCCGGATCCCTCCTCTTCGAAGCGATCGACGGCCCGGGCATCTACTTCGTTTACTACCTGCCGTACGCCATGCTGGGGAAACCCCACTATCCCCAAGCACAGTACCTCCCGAGTCGTCCCTCCGCCGAGCCTGCCTGGGCCGCCGCCGTCGGGCATTCAGCCTGGGCAAGCGGAGCGCAGGCCGAGCTGCCCACCGCAAGAGTCCTCCGCTATGAGGCAGCAAGTGAGCGCGACTCCTTCGCTCCGATGAACTTCACTGCTCGCACAGATGAGTTGGAGAACTTCCGTTCGCTGCACGCAGGAGAGGCGTTCCTGGTGTTTCCGGAGGACCGCCTGAACCCTGTCTCCATGCACTCGGAGCTGCCAGCGCACTGGGTGATGGACGGCCCCTCGGATACCTTCCACGGGACTGCACAGGCCGGCGAGGACTATGTGGTTCAGCTGGGGTTGTACGCGCAGAAGGAAATCAAGGGCGTCTCGGTCGATGTGGTCTCGCCGACGGGCGGGCACTGCATCAACACTGATGGCGTGGATCGCCTGGGTAAGCCTTGGAACAGGGCCCTGAACGTTCCGGCCGGCACGGTGCGGGCTTTGTTCGTGGTCCTCCCGATCCCAGGACAAGCTGCGGGAACCAAGCACTCTGCGGTGGTCACCGTCCATGCAGCGGGGGAGCCACCGCAGAAGATCGAGGTCACCCTGGAGGTGGCGGCGGAAACGGATCAGGCACTCCTTGCGGGCGGTTTCGGCGATCCACGATTCCTTCGGCGCCTGGCATGGTTGGATTCGGAGGTTGCCCAGGACGCGGAGCTCGTGGCCCCCTACATAGCGGTCTCACTGGATGAATCGAGCATGGCGCTGGGGATATTGGGCAGATCCCTGCGGCTCGCGGAATCGGGGCTTCCGGCGCAGGTTACGTCCACGTTCACCGCCGCTGTGACCGCAACTGATGGCCCCGCCGTCGAGCTTCTAGACGTCCCGGTCAGCCTGGACATTGACGGCATCCACTGGCAGTACTCGCCGGTGGTCTTCACGGTTCAAGGTCCGGCACGGGTCCAGTGGCATTGTCACTGGACGGGCACGAAGGACGGAAATGCGGCGCTGGCTCTGGACCTGAACGGTGTGCTCGACGCCGATGGAACGGTTAGCTACCAGCTGCGCCTGAGTCCGGAGCAAACTCTGGAGGTGTCCGACGTCGGCCTTCACCTTGGGTACCGCAAGGCTGCGGTTCCGTTGGCCATGGGTTTGGGCGTTCCGGGTGGGCGGCGGCCGGAAATCGTCGACTGGACCTGGGACGTTGCCACCAAGAACCAGGATGCGCTGTGGCTCGGTGGGGTGAACGCAGGGATGCAGTTGTCTTTGCGGGATGAACGGTACCAGAGGCCACTGAATACCAACTTCTACCGGGAGAAGCCGCTGGTGGAACCGGGATCGTGGGCGAACCGCCAGGCGGCCGGCGGCGAAAGCACCGTCCGGGGCGGCGTTGCGCTGCGGACAAAGGAGGACACGGTCACGCTGCATGCCTTTAGTGGTGCCCGCACCCTCACCGCCGGCGAGCCGCTTGACTTCACTGTGCGACTCCTGCTGACGCCTTTCAAGCCGATCGAACCTGGGAAGCACCTGTCCAAGCGCTATTTCCATGAGCCGGCTGACCCGGAAAGTATCGCCGCCGCGGGAGCCACCGTGGTTAACGTCCATCACGCAACAGCGCCTGCGCCGTACATCAACGATCCCCTTCTCACGGAAGGATCCCTGAGGGAGTACATAGCAGGGTGCCATCGAAGCGGACTCAAAGCCAAGATCTACAACACCGTCCGGGAGCTCACCTTCCACAGTCCTGAGCTGCTGCCGATGCTGCAACTGGACCACGAGATTTTCAGTGACGGTCCTGGGGCGGGGCACATCTGGCTGCAGGAGCATGCCGGGAGCGGCTACGTGTCCGCGTGGTTCGCACCGAACGTTGAGGACATCGCGGTGGTGACCACAGGCGAGTCGAGGTGGGAGAACTTCTACGTGCGCAGCCTGCAGGAGCTGGCAAGGGGCGAGGATGGGGTCGACGGCATCTATCTGGATGACATCGCTTATGACCGGCATGCCATGGTGCGGGTCCGCAAGGTTCTTGAGCGGGCTTGCGCGGCGCGCGGAGTGGACGGCCCTGAAATAGACCTTCACTCAGCAAACCAGTTCACTGCCCACGACGGGTACGCGTCATCGGCCAATCTGTATATGGAGCAGCTGCCGTATGTGGACAGGCTGTGGCTGGGGGAGTACTTCGATTACGACACCACCGATCCCGACTATTGGTTGGTGGAGCTGTCCGGCATCCCGTTCGGACTGATGGGCGAAATGCTGCAAGGCGGAGGCAACCCGTGGCGTGGCATGGTGTTCGGCATGACCGGCAGGGCACCCGCTGTGGACAACCGCCCACTCTGGGAGTTCTGGGCAGCCAATGGCCTGGAGCATGCACGAATGCAAGGGTTCTGGGACCCGCAGGCACCCGTGCGGACCAGCCGCCCGGATGTCCTGGCAACCACATGGCTCACAGAGCACGGAATGGTTGTAGCGCTAGCGTCATGGGCCGAGCACACTGAGGACGTGACGTTGATTTTCGACCGCGCTGCCGCCACCGGTGCCCCCAACGACTCCTCAATAACAGCCCCCGCTATCCGTGGCTTCCAATCAGCCGCGGGCTACGTGCCGGGCGACCCAATAACCATCGAGCCGCAACGCGGCATCCTTCTTGTGATCGGAAACTGA
- a CDS encoding family 43 glycosylhydrolase has protein sequence MLSSSHASSRHRLVAALAASTLALGTLPLLASPASAAEDLVLTPNPAQAGPSFKGWGTSLVWMANATGQYPEAIRNDLIDKVFGDDGLNLNIARYNVGGGNATDIPDYLRPGGAVPGWWNPNTGLSDAAGPITTNYADRDRFLAAWTGENDSDYNLDADASQRAWIAAIKDKVTTWEAFSNSPPYFMTESGYVSGGTDPNADQIKPAAIDKFVNYVKKVAEHVEETEGISFDTINPLNEPNTNYWKTTFGGNGLPNGGGQEGAHAGPALQSQVLTAMAAELAEPGTTTEAKVSGPDETSPSRFLEDWNGWTPETKEAVSQLNVHTYSTGDRLAVRDIAKATDKPLSMSEVEGNWGGDSWNPESIENGLGMATRITDDLRELDPESWVLWQPVEDLYNMELGEKKNWGSVFIDFDCNADGDSVRRLAAGAADPSCRTTVNSKYNTIRNFTHYIAPGDRIIPTSDGKTTSALKADGSGLSMVHTNDSDQAKTIKVDLSKFATIAAGATVTPVVTTQSPSGDPTANALVSGAAVAVDAGTRSATLTVPAKSVTTFVVNGASGVAADAPAVQDGQSYSFVGVQSGRAVSASDGSPKTVLSDSVAGGNQVWKATLIADEDGTTRDRFVLRLADGRALAADANGTTLRTITDEEARTDSSAQWLFSTTDGTSFSLLNAGVHQVLDVSNQSTHEGAWIGLWTSNGGANQAFTLRNASEGTGYNSFRPGQDWRDNNGNLIQAHGGQVVTSKDSAGKTIYYLYGEDRTNGYHSAPGVHGYSSYDLYNWKDEGVALKTLSSRGQIDSDPYFQNLYSGYTTEQKDAVYRDLGTVPVNGQTPPILERPKVIYNAATNKWVMWVHADGPSSWSTAQYAKANAGVAISDSPFGPFRYIDSYRLHKATAGDPTNKAPNNPGMARDMNLFVDDDGTGYIIYSSEENATMFISKLNADYTYLSASPDTAVEGVDFRRAFVNQSRESPAIMKYNGRYFIISSGTTGWSPNPSRYGTATSILGEWTDKGDPFSSDVSWNSNNSQPSSVIPVDPANGKFIYMGDRWNGGSDQALATAPMVWMPIQMGEGGKTLAVKAPSEWKLEDLDANAAWDVTGVPASLAVGSTFSVNSVTVTQNGQSSTQPVTWQVSGNTNTVGVITATGTLPGFGNRTFTRTIPVVPDGVQYAVNAGGKQTADWTALMAAAAQDGPVLNSAADQPFGADPVTGKSWGYESEGSGVTGTTDGNIFTTLRYAAAGRDLSYKFNDLAPGTYTVYAGYYDPWAQWDDRGAKVTVNGAVVEADHDYSGDYQSAAYQNVTVGTDGKLTFALSPTRGPDVQLSWLMIANPVLTETAPQLKVTAVASTKCVAGKVTVTAQLTNNDTKSVQATFTSAYGTKTFAEVKPGKNALHAFSTRAASVPAGTVAVEAKATVNGQAVTVTANAAYNAASCN, from the coding sequence ATGTTGTCGAGCTCGCACGCATCGTCGCGTCATCGTTTAGTCGCGGCCTTAGCTGCTTCAACCCTCGCCCTGGGCACCCTGCCTCTACTAGCCTCGCCAGCCTCCGCTGCTGAGGATCTTGTCCTGACCCCTAACCCCGCACAGGCCGGGCCGTCGTTCAAAGGCTGGGGCACCAGCCTCGTCTGGATGGCCAACGCCACCGGTCAGTACCCGGAAGCCATCCGGAATGATTTGATCGATAAGGTCTTCGGCGACGACGGCCTGAACCTGAACATCGCCCGCTACAACGTGGGTGGCGGCAACGCTACCGACATCCCCGACTACCTCCGCCCCGGCGGTGCAGTTCCTGGCTGGTGGAACCCGAATACGGGCCTCTCTGACGCAGCCGGTCCCATCACCACAAATTACGCGGACCGTGACCGTTTCCTGGCAGCGTGGACCGGCGAGAACGACTCGGACTACAACCTCGACGCCGATGCCTCCCAGCGCGCCTGGATCGCGGCCATCAAGGACAAAGTCACCACGTGGGAAGCCTTTAGCAACTCCCCGCCCTACTTCATGACCGAAAGTGGCTACGTCAGCGGCGGTACGGACCCCAATGCCGACCAGATCAAGCCCGCCGCCATCGATAAGTTCGTCAATTACGTCAAGAAGGTAGCTGAGCACGTCGAAGAAACTGAAGGAATCAGCTTCGACACGATCAACCCCCTCAACGAACCCAACACCAACTACTGGAAGACCACGTTTGGTGGCAACGGCTTGCCCAACGGGGGAGGTCAGGAGGGTGCCCACGCAGGCCCCGCCCTGCAGTCCCAGGTACTGACCGCCATGGCTGCCGAGCTCGCCGAGCCCGGCACCACCACTGAGGCCAAGGTCTCCGGTCCGGATGAGACGTCACCGAGCCGCTTCCTGGAAGATTGGAACGGCTGGACTCCGGAAACCAAAGAGGCTGTCAGCCAGCTGAACGTCCACACCTACTCCACCGGCGACCGCCTCGCGGTTCGGGACATCGCCAAGGCAACGGACAAACCGTTGTCCATGAGCGAAGTGGAAGGCAACTGGGGCGGTGACTCCTGGAATCCGGAAAGCATCGAAAACGGTCTGGGCATGGCCACCCGCATTACCGATGACCTCCGTGAGCTCGATCCTGAGTCCTGGGTGCTGTGGCAGCCGGTTGAAGACCTCTACAACATGGAACTGGGCGAGAAGAAGAACTGGGGATCCGTCTTCATCGACTTCGACTGCAACGCCGACGGCGACTCCGTGCGGCGTTTGGCTGCAGGCGCCGCAGATCCTTCGTGCCGCACCACGGTGAACTCGAAGTACAACACCATCCGCAACTTCACCCACTACATCGCACCGGGTGACCGGATCATTCCCACCAGCGACGGCAAGACCACATCTGCGCTGAAGGCCGATGGTTCCGGCCTGTCGATGGTGCACACCAACGATTCCGATCAGGCCAAGACCATCAAGGTGGACTTGTCCAAGTTCGCAACGATCGCCGCCGGTGCCACGGTTACCCCGGTGGTTACCACCCAGTCTCCGTCCGGCGACCCGACGGCCAACGCACTTGTCAGTGGCGCCGCCGTGGCAGTCGACGCCGGAACGCGCTCGGCGACGCTGACTGTTCCTGCCAAGTCCGTCACCACCTTCGTGGTGAACGGGGCATCCGGTGTCGCAGCCGATGCGCCGGCGGTACAGGATGGACAGTCCTACAGCTTCGTTGGAGTTCAGAGTGGCCGCGCAGTTTCGGCTTCGGACGGATCTCCCAAGACGGTGCTCTCTGATTCGGTGGCTGGCGGGAACCAGGTGTGGAAGGCAACCCTCATCGCTGATGAAGACGGCACCACCCGTGACCGTTTTGTCCTGAGGCTCGCCGACGGCCGTGCTTTGGCCGCAGACGCCAATGGCACCACGCTGCGCACCATCACCGACGAAGAAGCCCGCACGGATAGCTCGGCGCAGTGGCTGTTCAGCACCACGGACGGTACCTCGTTCAGCCTTCTGAATGCTGGCGTTCACCAGGTCCTGGACGTCTCGAACCAGTCCACGCATGAAGGTGCTTGGATTGGGCTATGGACCTCCAACGGTGGGGCCAACCAAGCCTTCACCCTCCGGAACGCCAGTGAGGGCACCGGCTACAACAGCTTCCGGCCCGGTCAGGACTGGCGGGATAACAACGGAAACCTCATCCAGGCCCACGGTGGTCAGGTGGTCACGTCCAAGGATTCCGCGGGCAAGACCATCTACTACCTGTACGGCGAAGACCGTACCAACGGCTACCACTCGGCACCGGGCGTGCACGGCTACAGCTCCTACGATCTGTACAACTGGAAGGACGAGGGAGTTGCGCTGAAGACGTTGTCCTCACGCGGGCAAATCGACTCGGATCCGTACTTCCAGAACCTTTACTCGGGCTACACCACGGAGCAGAAGGACGCCGTCTACCGTGACCTCGGTACGGTTCCTGTAAATGGCCAGACCCCGCCGATCCTTGAGCGGCCCAAGGTCATCTACAACGCTGCCACCAACAAGTGGGTCATGTGGGTCCACGCTGACGGACCGTCGTCGTGGTCTACCGCTCAGTACGCCAAAGCCAACGCAGGCGTAGCAATCTCTGATTCACCGTTTGGGCCGTTCCGGTACATCGACAGCTACCGCCTCCACAAGGCAACGGCCGGCGATCCCACCAACAAGGCTCCGAATAACCCGGGCATGGCCAGGGACATGAACCTCTTCGTGGATGACGATGGCACGGGCTACATCATCTACTCCAGCGAAGAAAACGCCACCATGTTCATCTCCAAGCTCAACGCTGACTACACCTACCTGTCCGCTTCGCCGGACACTGCGGTGGAGGGTGTGGACTTCCGGCGGGCCTTCGTCAACCAGTCCCGTGAATCACCGGCCATCATGAAATACAACGGCCGCTACTTCATCATCTCTTCGGGAACTACTGGTTGGTCGCCCAACCCGTCCCGGTACGGCACAGCCACCAGCATCCTGGGGGAGTGGACCGACAAGGGAGATCCGTTCAGCAGCGATGTTTCCTGGAACTCCAACAACTCCCAGCCGTCCTCGGTGATCCCCGTGGACCCGGCCAATGGCAAGTTCATCTACATGGGTGACCGCTGGAACGGCGGATCGGACCAAGCCCTGGCCACCGCACCCATGGTGTGGATGCCTATCCAGATGGGCGAAGGCGGCAAGACCCTGGCCGTGAAGGCCCCGTCCGAGTGGAAACTCGAGGACCTTGACGCGAACGCTGCATGGGACGTCACCGGTGTTCCTGCCAGCCTGGCTGTGGGGTCAACCTTCAGTGTGAACTCCGTGACGGTCACCCAGAACGGGCAGAGCTCCACCCAGCCGGTGACCTGGCAGGTCAGTGGCAACACGAACACGGTGGGCGTCATTACTGCCACGGGGACCTTGCCTGGTTTCGGGAACCGGACATTCACCCGGACCATCCCGGTGGTCCCGGACGGTGTTCAGTACGCAGTGAACGCCGGTGGGAAGCAAACCGCTGACTGGACTGCGTTGATGGCAGCAGCTGCCCAGGACGGTCCTGTCTTGAACAGCGCAGCGGACCAGCCGTTCGGTGCTGACCCGGTCACGGGCAAGAGCTGGGGTTACGAAAGTGAAGGCAGTGGCGTCACGGGCACTACTGATGGCAACATCTTCACCACCCTCCGTTACGCAGCAGCCGGCCGGGACCTGAGCTACAAGTTCAACGATCTGGCTCCGGGTACCTACACGGTTTACGCCGGGTACTACGATCCGTGGGCCCAGTGGGATGACCGCGGAGCGAAGGTCACCGTCAACGGTGCCGTGGTTGAGGCTGATCACGACTACAGCGGCGACTACCAGTCCGCGGCCTACCAGAACGTCACTGTAGGAACGGACGGGAAACTGACCTTCGCGCTGAGCCCCACCCGGGGCCCGGATGTGCAGTTGAGCTGGCTGATGATCGCCAACCCGGTGCTCACCGAGACCGCACCGCAGTTGAAGGTCACCGCAGTGGCAAGCACCAAGTGTGTTGCCGGCAAGGTCACCGTGACCGCGCAGCTGACGAACAACGACACGAAGTCGGTTCAGGCCACCTTCACCTCGGCCTACGGAACCAAGACCTTCGCAGAGGTCAAGCCGGGCAAGAACGCGCTCCACGCCTTCAGCACCCGTGCTGCATCGGTACCAGCAGGCACCGTGGCCGTTGAAGCCAAGGCCACAGTGAACGGCCAAGCCGTGACAGTGACAGCGAACGCCGCCTACAACGCAGCATCCTGCAACTAA
- a CDS encoding COG1470 family protein, giving the protein MRLPMLGQAGCGHLRRVVAMYLVASVIFASVAFAPAGFATTGDPTDSPVTWAVTPADAAGPDGRSWVELELDSGASVEEHLAVRNLSDREVTFSLTAADGYFTPTGRFNMLPGDKQSVAAGTWIQMDKTVTVAAGGTAVVPFKVTVPDNATPGDHAAGIAASIYSQGGSDGTQLGVESRVGFRVMTRVKGEVKAALSVKATASYDTSWNPLEPGSADLTVDLENTGNVRLSVDPSTVMNDARWPAAGTDEARTLELLPGDRRTVSVHVPQVWPLGIMTLPVTVSQGVIAPDGATQSLDPVRESVTLWAIPWPQLAIFVALLLLFAGLFQGRRRRKKELVRLVEEAREAGRREVGTP; this is encoded by the coding sequence ATGAGGCTCCCAATGCTGGGGCAGGCCGGTTGTGGTCACCTGCGGCGAGTTGTTGCCATGTACCTAGTGGCGTCCGTAATCTTTGCAAGCGTCGCTTTTGCGCCGGCCGGCTTTGCCACCACCGGTGATCCCACGGATAGTCCGGTCACCTGGGCCGTGACTCCTGCGGACGCAGCGGGCCCTGACGGTCGCTCATGGGTTGAATTGGAACTCGATTCCGGGGCAAGCGTTGAGGAACACCTGGCCGTCAGGAACCTCAGCGACAGGGAGGTCACCTTTTCCCTCACTGCGGCTGATGGGTATTTCACTCCTACAGGGCGTTTCAATATGCTCCCCGGCGACAAACAGTCGGTTGCTGCAGGTACCTGGATCCAGATGGACAAGACGGTCACCGTAGCGGCGGGAGGTACCGCCGTCGTGCCGTTCAAGGTGACGGTCCCGGACAACGCGACACCAGGCGATCATGCAGCGGGTATAGCTGCTTCGATCTATTCCCAAGGCGGTTCGGACGGGACTCAACTGGGCGTGGAGAGCCGCGTCGGGTTCCGCGTCATGACCCGGGTAAAAGGCGAAGTCAAAGCTGCACTGAGCGTGAAGGCAACCGCTAGCTACGATACGTCGTGGAATCCCCTGGAACCCGGATCTGCTGACCTCACGGTCGACCTCGAGAACACGGGCAACGTCCGTTTATCCGTGGACCCTTCCACTGTGATGAACGACGCCCGGTGGCCGGCCGCGGGGACCGACGAAGCCCGAACTCTTGAATTGCTGCCCGGAGACCGTCGAACCGTCAGTGTCCACGTCCCGCAGGTGTGGCCGCTGGGCATCATGACCTTGCCAGTGACGGTCTCGCAAGGGGTGATTGCCCCTGACGGTGCCACCCAATCGCTGGATCCGGTGCGGGAAAGTGTGACGTTATGGGCGATTCCGTGGCCGCAGCTAGCCATCTTTGTTGCTTTGTTGCTTCTGTTTGCGGGCCTTTTCCAGGGACGCCGGCGGCGGAAGAAGGAGCTGGTCCGGCTGGTGGAGGAGGCCCGCGAGGCCGGGCGCCGGGAAGTGGGAACGCCCTGA
- a CDS encoding DUF5107 domain-containing protein, which produces MADTATSNLTVTTISLTMAELGPLNPLPVVAAELDLPYTVGEGVPEELQASARYGVVPNVYPYLMQDGYSREAAPRELPAVVLENSKLRVTVIPSLGGRIWELFDKATGKQLLHTHDAPQLANIALRKAWFAGGLEWNIGTRGHSPTSCDPLHTAIVHTPDGKHILRMWEFERLREVVFQVDVWLPEDSPVVFAAVRIRNPNDHDVPMYWWSNAAIPETARTRVIAPAEEAFGSDYATDITRVTPTRHEGYDGTWPVNSPHAADFFFDIDPSERRWVVAADDDGDGLAMLSTGLLRGKKLFVWGQGQGGKRWQEWLSPGAGPYAEIQAGLAQTQFEHLVMPAGAEWAWVEAYGNGHLDRDTSHGTDWDAAVSHASGRLEQLLPHEELESMLPGAIRDADIPPSKILVQGSGWGALERARRHKNGKAWVDESGTPFVDGSVTGEQAPWLALLQGTAFDGASSFVAGADWEDVLAGQESPEGQFHLATMKHARQDLEGATSGYRHVLATADARPGTKALAHRGLGLALLAAGQDADGLAELRKGVEADPANAALLMEAITLSIRHGDPAMALELNHTAPKEGAGVGRLTFLRALALARTGNPSAAAAILRGGVEIPDLREGEDAISALWQEVCPGEPVPAAYQFGMH; this is translated from the coding sequence GTGGCAGACACAGCAACCTCCAACCTCACCGTCACCACCATCTCCTTGACCATGGCGGAGCTCGGCCCCTTGAACCCGCTGCCTGTGGTGGCGGCCGAGCTCGACCTGCCCTACACGGTGGGAGAAGGTGTCCCGGAGGAACTCCAGGCGTCGGCCCGGTACGGGGTGGTTCCCAATGTCTACCCGTATCTGATGCAGGACGGCTACAGCCGCGAGGCGGCACCCAGGGAACTTCCCGCCGTCGTACTCGAAAACAGCAAACTCAGGGTGACGGTCATCCCGTCGCTGGGCGGCCGCATCTGGGAACTGTTCGATAAAGCGACGGGCAAGCAGCTCCTCCACACCCACGATGCCCCGCAACTGGCCAACATCGCGCTGCGCAAGGCGTGGTTCGCGGGCGGGCTGGAGTGGAACATCGGAACCCGCGGGCACTCGCCCACTAGCTGCGACCCACTGCACACGGCCATCGTGCACACGCCGGACGGCAAGCACATCCTGCGTATGTGGGAATTCGAAAGGCTGCGCGAGGTGGTGTTCCAGGTGGACGTGTGGCTGCCCGAGGACTCGCCTGTGGTGTTCGCGGCGGTGCGGATCCGCAACCCCAACGATCACGACGTCCCCATGTACTGGTGGAGCAACGCGGCCATCCCGGAGACCGCGCGGACCCGGGTGATCGCCCCGGCAGAGGAGGCCTTTGGCAGCGACTACGCCACGGACATCACCCGCGTAACACCCACCCGGCATGAAGGCTACGACGGCACCTGGCCGGTCAACAGCCCGCACGCGGCTGACTTCTTTTTCGACATCGACCCCTCCGAACGCCGGTGGGTTGTGGCAGCGGACGACGACGGCGACGGGCTGGCGATGCTGTCCACGGGACTCCTGCGGGGAAAGAAGCTCTTCGTATGGGGCCAAGGCCAGGGCGGTAAACGCTGGCAGGAATGGCTGAGCCCCGGAGCGGGCCCGTACGCGGAGATTCAGGCCGGCCTTGCGCAGACGCAGTTTGAACACCTGGTGATGCCCGCGGGCGCAGAATGGGCGTGGGTTGAGGCTTACGGCAACGGGCACCTGGACCGGGACACATCGCACGGGACCGACTGGGACGCGGCTGTATCCCACGCCAGCGGGCGTTTGGAACAGCTGTTGCCGCACGAGGAACTGGAGTCCATGCTGCCTGGAGCCATCCGCGATGCTGATATCCCGCCGTCGAAAATCCTCGTCCAAGGCAGCGGCTGGGGTGCTCTTGAGCGGGCCCGGCGGCACAAAAACGGGAAGGCCTGGGTTGATGAGAGCGGCACCCCGTTCGTGGACGGGAGCGTCACCGGGGAACAGGCGCCATGGCTCGCGCTGCTGCAGGGAACAGCATTCGACGGCGCGTCCAGTTTCGTAGCGGGGGCGGACTGGGAGGACGTGCTGGCAGGACAGGAAAGCCCGGAGGGTCAATTCCATCTGGCCACTATGAAGCACGCCCGGCAGGACTTGGAGGGCGCGACGTCCGGATACCGGCACGTGCTGGCCACGGCGGATGCCAGGCCGGGAACAAAGGCCTTGGCGCATCGCGGGCTGGGCCTTGCCTTGCTCGCCGCGGGGCAGGACGCCGATGGACTCGCGGAGCTCCGGAAGGGAGTGGAAGCTGACCCGGCCAACGCAGCCTTACTCATGGAGGCCATCACACTGAGCATCCGGCACGGAGACCCGGCCATGGCGCTGGAACTGAACCACACGGCACCCAAGGAGGGCGCCGGCGTCGGACGTTTGACGTTCCTCAGGGCGCTGGCGCTCGCAAGGACCGGGAACCCGTCCGCAGCGGCCGCGATCCTGCGCGGGGGCGTGGAAATTCCGGACCTCCGCGAGGGGGAGGACGCGATATCTGCGCTGTGGCAGGAAGTGTGCCCGGGAGAGCCCGTGCCGGCGGCTTACCAATTCGGGATGCATTAG